The proteins below come from a single Alnus glutinosa chromosome 9, dhAlnGlut1.1, whole genome shotgun sequence genomic window:
- the LOC133878480 gene encoding inactive receptor-like serine/threonine-protein kinase At2g40270 isoform X1 — translation MVFHFPKVLSFFGMDGRWRMNRLKLRMAVFMVVLSLFIRNLSPCSSLNDEGLALLRFRDRVVRDPLGALSDWKDYDGVVDPCSWFGVECSDGKVVILTLQDLCLEGTLAPELRKLAYIKSIILRNNSFSGNIPKEIGELKELEVLDLGYNNFSGPFPSDFGNNLSLTTLLLDNNKFLGTMSPELYELKTVSESQVDDNQLTGTPLRSSCNSRSFTWNTAKFGDEAYRRKLQQAVGVSNPSRVNEDNKVSPSPSPSPSPSPSPSPSSSPHHSLPPSPSESPFSPLLVPSNSPLSPSPSSISPSLESPVSSPSQSPSIIFLTPSTSPILAPTPASTVPANPPIILSAPTESRWDPHPSPASTPSEVVKSNSKTKHNAIVWVGISGGCLFILASVIGIVFSRTSKVVAVKPWATGLSGQLQKAFVSGVPKLNRSELEAACEDFSNIIGSFSNGTVYKGTLSSGVEIAVTSSAVTSAEDWSKKLEAQFRKKIETLSKVNHKNFVNLIGYCEEAKPFTRILVFEYAPNGTLFEHLHIKEAEHLDWGMRLRIAMGMAYCLEYMHQLSPPITHKNLQSFSIYLTEDYAAKISDFSFWNDIFASKKESSIMELLEIPSVEPESNVYSFGVILFEMMTGRIPYSDNDSLADWASDYLKGEKPLREMVDPTLKSFQVDELEKLFEVIKDCVKPDPKQRPTMREITAKLREITEMGPDGATPKLSPLWWAELEIMSTDSS, via the exons ATGGTCTTTCATTTTCCAaaggttttgagtttttttgggATGGACGGACGGTGGAGAATGAACCGGCTGAAGCTCCGCATGGCGGTGTTCATGGTGGTGCTATCACTGTTTATCAGGAATCTGAGTCCATGTTCATCTCTGAACGACGAag GTTTGGCGTTGTTAAGGTTCCGGGATAGAGTGGTGAGAGACCCGTTGGGGGCTTTGTCGGATTGGAAGGATTATGACGGAGTGGTTGATCCGTGTTCTTGGTTCGGAGTTGAGTGCTCGGATGGAAAAGTGGTGATCTT AACCTTGCAGGATCTTTGTCTTGAAGGAACATTGGCACCTGAACTCAGGAAGCTGGCTTACATAAAATCTAT TATTTTACGCAACAATTCTTTTTCTGGGAATATCCCAAAAGAGATTGGGGAATTGAAGGAACTGGAGGTTTTGGACTTGGGATACAATAACTTTAGTGGACCATTTCCATCTGATTTTGGCAATAATCTTTCCCTGACTACCCT TTTACTTGACAACAACAAGTTCCTTGGTACCATGTCTCCTGAACTCTATGAACTTAAGACGGTTTCTGAGTCTCAGGTAGATGATAACCAGCTAACTGGTACTCCTTTGAGATCATCTTGTAACAGCAGATCTTTCACTTG gAACACTGCCAAATTTGGAGACGAAGCTTACCGAAGGAAGCTGCAGCAGGCAGTTGGTGTCTCAAATCCATCCAGAGTCAATGAAGACAACAAGGTTTCACCATCGCCATCGCCATCGCCATCGCCATCGCCATCACCTTCTCCCTCCTCCTCACCACATCATTCTTTGCCTCCATCACCATCAGAATCTCCATTTTCACCTTTATTGGTGCCATCCAATTCACCGTTGtcaccatcaccatcatcaATTTCCCCATCATTAGAGTCTCCAGTATCTTCCCCATCACAATCTCCCTCCATTATCTTTCTGACTCCTTCAACCTCACCTATTTTAGCACCAACTCCTGCTTCAACAGTTCCAGCTAATCCACCAATAATATTATCTGCACCAACAGAATCCCGCTGGGATCCCCATCCTTCCCCTGCTTCAACTCCAAGCGAAGTAGTTAAAAGTAACTCTAAGACAAAGCATAATGCTATAGTTTGGGTTGGGATTAGCGGGGGTTGCTTATTCATTTTGGCTTCAGTCATTGGCATTGTTTTCTCCAGAACCAGCAAGGTTGTTGCAGTGAAACCCTGGGCAACTGGGCTAAGTGGGCAGCTGCAGAAAGCATTTGTATCAG GTGTACCAAAGCTCAACCGATCAGAACTTGAAGCAGCTTGTGAAGATTTCAGTAATATAATTGGTTCTTTCTCAAATGGGACTGTGTATAAGGGGACTCTTTCAAGTGGGGTGGAAATAGCTGTAACATCTAGTGCAGTTACATCTGCTGAAGACTGGTCAAAAAAATTGGAAGCCCAGTTCAGAAAGAAG ATAGAAACATTGTCAAAGGTGAACCATAAGAACTTCGTGAACCTCATTGGGTATTGTGAAGAAGCGAAGCCGTTCACAAGAATTCTGGTTTTTGAGTATGCTCCAAATGGTACACTATTTGAGCATTTACACA TTAAAGAAGCAGAGCACTTGGACTGGGGAATGAGACTCCGAATAGCTATGGGCATGGCATACTGTCTGGAGTATATGCACCAGTTGAGCCCACCTATAACCCACAAAAACCTGCAATCCTTCTCTATATACCTGACTGAAGACTATGCAGCCAAAATATCAGATTTCAGTTTTTGGAATGATATATTTGCAAGCAAGAAGGAATCATCCATTATGGAGCTTTTGGAAATCCCATCAGTGGAACCAGAAAGCAATGTTTACAGCTTCGGGGTAATCTTGTTTGAAATGATGACAGGGAGGATTCCATACTCTGACAATGACTCTCTTGCAGACTGGGCATCAGACTATCTAAAAGGAGAGAAACCCTTAAGAGAAATGGTGGATCCAACTCTAAAATCTTTCCAAGTGGATGAGCTTGAGAAATTGTTTGAAGTGATAAAAGATTGTGTCAAACCTGATCCAAAGCAAAGACCAACAATGAGAGAGATTACCGCTAAGTTGAGAGAGATCACAGAAATGGGGCCTGATGGAGCAACACCAAAATTATCTCCTCTTTGGTGGGCAGAGCTAGAAATAATGTCTACAGATTCAAGTTAA
- the LOC133878478 gene encoding ethylene-overproduction protein 1 isoform X1, translated as MLGVKLIERFKSIQVHALIPSDTGKTPTAATRGKLINHKIKPFSKSVSVAEGLLPYGLPTTDFLEPSIDPHLKPIYLVEALADLYGRLESSSESNKSLLFMEQYSLLRSLGDPKPLRRCLCAARQNAGDVHSKIVLSAWLRFERREDELVGLSAMDCGGHILECPKAALVSGYCLNSIHDRCQCLEDHSKVFDKPILKGNEDSDVSFCIGNEKIQCVRYRIAALSRAFNVMLFGRFLESKMDKIDFSRDGISVKGMRAVEVYSRTRRLDLFSPEVVLELLSFANRFCCEEMKSDCDAHLASLVGNIEDALILIEYGLEETANLVVASCLQVMLRELPSSLHNWKVMKFFCSSEAMERLARVGHASFLLYYFLSQIAMEESMVSNMTVMLLERLEECAKERWQKALALHQLGVVLLERKEYKDAQGFFAAAAAAGNAYSMAGVARAKHKQGQQYSAYKLMSSLISECKPVGWMYQERSLYNIGKEKILDLETATELDPTLSFPYKYRAVAKVEEKQISAAIVEIDKIIGFKLSPDCLELRAWFFIALADYESALRDIRVVLTLEPNYMMFHGKVTGNYLIKLLSHWAQKWSLADCWMQLYQRWSGIDDIGSLAIIHQMLVNDPGKSLLLFRQSLLLLRLNCQKAAMRCLRSARNHSSSEHERLVYEGWILYDTGHREEALSRADKSILLQRSFEALFLKAYVLADTSLDPESSSYVIQILEEALKCPSDGLRKGQALNNLGSIYVDSGKLDLAADCYMNALEIKHTRAHQGLARVYHQRNKRQAAYDEMTKLIEKAQNNASAYEKRSEYCGREMAKSDLDIATQLDPLRTYPYRYRAAVLMDDQKDTEAVEEVTKAIAFKLDLQMLHLRAAFYESMGNVTSALQDCQAALCFDPDHKETLDLYYRARDLAVNRQLM; from the exons atgcTTGGTGTTAAGCTCATAGAGCGATTCAAGAGCATCCAAGTTCATGCTCTTATTCCCTCAGACACCGGAAAAACCCCCACTGCGGCTACCAGAGGTAAGCTTATCAACCATAAAATCAAACCCTTTTCGAAGTCGGTCTCAGTAGCTGAGGGTCTTCTTCCTTATGGACTTCCTACAACTGACTTCCTTGAGCCCTCCATAGACCCCCACCTCAAACCAATTTACTTGGTAGAAGCTTTAGCTGACCTTTATGGCCGTCTTGAAAGTTCCTCTGAATCCAATAAGTCGTTGCTGTTCATGGAGCAGTACTCTCTCTTGCGCAGCCTTGGCGATCCCAAGCCCCTACGCCGGTGCCTCTGTGCCGCTCGTCAAAACGCTGGAGATGTGCACTCGAAGATTGTGCTTTCAGCTTGGTTGAGGTTTGAGAGAAGGGAGGATGAGCTTGTGGGTCTGTCAGCTATGGATTGTGGCGGTCACATTCTTGAGTGTCCTAAGGCTGCTTTAGTATCTGGATATTGCTTAAATTCAATTCATGATCGTTGCCAATGTCTTGAGGACCACTCCAAGGTGTTTGATAAACCAATCTTGAAAGGGAATGAGGATAGTgatgtttcattttgtattggTAATGAGAAAATTCAATGCGTTCGATATAGAATTGCAGCGCTGTCGAGAGCATTTAATGTCATGCTATTTGGCAGGTTCTTGGAGTCAAAAATggataaaattgatttttcacgAGATGGGATATCTGTGAAGGGAATGAGAGCTGTGGAAGTGTATAGTAGAACTAGAAGGTTGGACTTGTTCAGTCCTGAGGTTGTTTTGGAGTTACTTTCTTTCGCAAATAGGTTCTGTTGTGAGGAGATGAAGTCTGACTGTGATGCTCATTTAGCTTCACTGGTTGGTAATATTGAGGACGCATTGATTCTCATTGAATATGGTTTGGAGGAGACAGCAAATCTCGTTGTAGCAAGTTGCTTGCAGGTTATGCTAAGAGAGCTCCCAAGTTCTCTGCATAATTGGAAGGTgatgaaatttttttgtagCTCCGAGGCTATGGAGAGATTGGCCAGGGTGGGGCATGCTTCTTTCTTGCTGTATTATTTCCTAAGCCAGATTGCTATGGAGGAAAGCATGGTATCTAACATGACAGTGATGTTATTGGAGAGATTGGAAGAGTGTGCCAAAGAGAGGTGGCAGAAGGCGCTTGCATTGCATCAATTGGGGGTCGTGTTGCTTGAGAGAAAAGAGTATAAGGATGCTCAGGGCTTTTTTGCGGCTGCAGCTGCGGCAGGTAATGCTTATTCAATGGCTGGTGTAGCAAGAGCTAAACACAAGCAAGGGCAACAGTATTCGGCGTATAAGTTGATGAGCTCTCTGATCTCTGAGTGTAAACCAGTTGGGTGGATGTACCAAGAGCGGTCTCTTTATAATATTGGAAAGGAAAAGATTTTGGATTTGGAAACTGCAACTGAATTGGATCCTACTCTTTCATTTCCATATAAATACAGAGCTGTTGCAAAGGTGGAGGAGAAGCAGATTAGTGCAGCCATTGTGGAGATTGACAAAATTATTGGGTTTAAGCTCTCACCCGACTGCCTTGAATTGCGAGCTTGGTTCTTCATTGCACTTGCGGATTATGAAAGTGCTCTTAGAGACATTCGAGTAGTTTTAACTTTAGAACCCAATTACATGATGTTTCATGGGAAGGTTACTGGGAATTACTTGATTAAGTTGCTCAGCCATTGGGCTCAGAAATGGAGTCTGGCTGATTGCTGGATGCAGCTCTATCAGCGATGGTCTGGTATCGATGATATAGGCTCTCTGGCCATCATACATCAGATGCTGGTAAATGACCCTGGAAAGAGTCTCCTCCTGTTTCGGCAATCTCTACTTCTTTTGCG GCTAAATTGTCAAAAGGCTGCAATGCGCTGTTTGCGATCGGCTAGAAATCATTCTAGTTCTGAGCATGAAAGGCTAGTTTATGAAGGATGGATTTTATATGACACTGGTCATCGTGAAGAAGCTCTCTCTAGGGCAGATAAGTCCATTTTACTTCAGAGGTCATTTGAAGCTCTTTTCCTTAAGGCGTACGTATTGGCAGATACAAGTCTGGatcctgaatcttcatcttatgTCATCCAAATTTTGGAGGAGGCTCTTAAATGTCCTTCAGATGGTCTTCGGAAAGGACAA GCATTAAATAATTTAGGGAGTATTTATGTGGATAGTGGTAAGCTGGATCTGGCTGCAGATTGCTACATGAACGCCCTTGAAATCAAGCACACAAGAGCTCACCAAGGTCTGGCACGTGTTTATCATCAACGAAATAAACGGCAAGCTGCATATGATGAGATGACCAAGCTAATAGAGAAGGCACAAAATAATGCATCAGCATATGAGAAACGGTCAGAATATTGTGGCCGTGAAATGGCAAAAAGTGATCTTGATATAGCAACACAATTGGATCCACTGAGGACATATCCATACAGATACAGGGCAGCAG TTCTGATGGATGACCAAAAAGACACTGAAGCCGTAGAAGAGGTTACCAAGGCCATAGCTTTCAAGCTTGACTTACAAATGCTTCATCTTCGAGCAGCATTTTACGAGTCAATGGGGAACGTCACCTCTGCTCTCCAAGATTGTCAGGCAGCTCTCTGTTTTGACCCTGACCATAAGGAAACACTTGATTTGTATTATCGAGCACGAGACTTGGCTGTTAATCGGCAACTTATGTGA
- the LOC133878478 gene encoding ethylene-overproduction protein 1 isoform X2, translated as MLGVKLIERFKSIQVHALIPSDTGKTPTAATRGKLINHKIKPFSKSVSVAEGLLPYGLPTTDFLEPSIDPHLKPIYLVEALADLYGRLESSSESNKSLLFMEQYSLLRSLGDPKPLRRCLCAARQNAGDVHSKIVLSAWLRFERREDELVGLSAMDCGGHILECPKAALVSGYCLNSIHDRCQCLEDHSKVFDKPILKGNEDSDVSFCIGNEKIQCVRYRIAALSRAFNVMLFGRFLESKMDKIDFSRDGISVKGMRAVEVYSRTRRLDLFSPEVVLELLSFANRFCCEEMKSDCDAHLASLVGNIEDALILIEYGLEETANLVVASCLQVMLRELPSSLHNWKVMKFFCSSEAMERLARVGHASFLLYYFLSQIAMEESMVSNMTVMLLERLEECAKERWQKALALHQLGVVLLERKEYKDAQGFFAAAAAAGNAYSMAGVARAKHKQGQQYSAYKLMSSLISECKPVGWMYQERSLYNIGKEKILDLETATELDPTLSFPYKYRAVAKVEEKQISAAIVEIDKIIGFKLSPDCLELRAWFFIALADYESALRDIRVVLTLEPNYMMFHGKVTGNYLIKLLSHWAQKWSLADCWMQLYQRWSGIDDIGSLAIIHQMLVNDPGKSLLLFRQSLLLLRLNCQKAAMRCLRSARNHSSSEHERLVYEGWILYDTGHREEALSRADKSILLQRSFEALFLKAYVLADTSLDPESSSYVIQILEEALKCPSDGLRKGQALNNLGSIYVDSGKLDLAADCYMNALEIKHTRAHQGLARVYHQRNKRQAAYDEMTKLIEKAQNNASAYEKRSEYCGREMAKSDLDIATQLDPLRTYPYRYRAAG; from the exons atgcTTGGTGTTAAGCTCATAGAGCGATTCAAGAGCATCCAAGTTCATGCTCTTATTCCCTCAGACACCGGAAAAACCCCCACTGCGGCTACCAGAGGTAAGCTTATCAACCATAAAATCAAACCCTTTTCGAAGTCGGTCTCAGTAGCTGAGGGTCTTCTTCCTTATGGACTTCCTACAACTGACTTCCTTGAGCCCTCCATAGACCCCCACCTCAAACCAATTTACTTGGTAGAAGCTTTAGCTGACCTTTATGGCCGTCTTGAAAGTTCCTCTGAATCCAATAAGTCGTTGCTGTTCATGGAGCAGTACTCTCTCTTGCGCAGCCTTGGCGATCCCAAGCCCCTACGCCGGTGCCTCTGTGCCGCTCGTCAAAACGCTGGAGATGTGCACTCGAAGATTGTGCTTTCAGCTTGGTTGAGGTTTGAGAGAAGGGAGGATGAGCTTGTGGGTCTGTCAGCTATGGATTGTGGCGGTCACATTCTTGAGTGTCCTAAGGCTGCTTTAGTATCTGGATATTGCTTAAATTCAATTCATGATCGTTGCCAATGTCTTGAGGACCACTCCAAGGTGTTTGATAAACCAATCTTGAAAGGGAATGAGGATAGTgatgtttcattttgtattggTAATGAGAAAATTCAATGCGTTCGATATAGAATTGCAGCGCTGTCGAGAGCATTTAATGTCATGCTATTTGGCAGGTTCTTGGAGTCAAAAATggataaaattgatttttcacgAGATGGGATATCTGTGAAGGGAATGAGAGCTGTGGAAGTGTATAGTAGAACTAGAAGGTTGGACTTGTTCAGTCCTGAGGTTGTTTTGGAGTTACTTTCTTTCGCAAATAGGTTCTGTTGTGAGGAGATGAAGTCTGACTGTGATGCTCATTTAGCTTCACTGGTTGGTAATATTGAGGACGCATTGATTCTCATTGAATATGGTTTGGAGGAGACAGCAAATCTCGTTGTAGCAAGTTGCTTGCAGGTTATGCTAAGAGAGCTCCCAAGTTCTCTGCATAATTGGAAGGTgatgaaatttttttgtagCTCCGAGGCTATGGAGAGATTGGCCAGGGTGGGGCATGCTTCTTTCTTGCTGTATTATTTCCTAAGCCAGATTGCTATGGAGGAAAGCATGGTATCTAACATGACAGTGATGTTATTGGAGAGATTGGAAGAGTGTGCCAAAGAGAGGTGGCAGAAGGCGCTTGCATTGCATCAATTGGGGGTCGTGTTGCTTGAGAGAAAAGAGTATAAGGATGCTCAGGGCTTTTTTGCGGCTGCAGCTGCGGCAGGTAATGCTTATTCAATGGCTGGTGTAGCAAGAGCTAAACACAAGCAAGGGCAACAGTATTCGGCGTATAAGTTGATGAGCTCTCTGATCTCTGAGTGTAAACCAGTTGGGTGGATGTACCAAGAGCGGTCTCTTTATAATATTGGAAAGGAAAAGATTTTGGATTTGGAAACTGCAACTGAATTGGATCCTACTCTTTCATTTCCATATAAATACAGAGCTGTTGCAAAGGTGGAGGAGAAGCAGATTAGTGCAGCCATTGTGGAGATTGACAAAATTATTGGGTTTAAGCTCTCACCCGACTGCCTTGAATTGCGAGCTTGGTTCTTCATTGCACTTGCGGATTATGAAAGTGCTCTTAGAGACATTCGAGTAGTTTTAACTTTAGAACCCAATTACATGATGTTTCATGGGAAGGTTACTGGGAATTACTTGATTAAGTTGCTCAGCCATTGGGCTCAGAAATGGAGTCTGGCTGATTGCTGGATGCAGCTCTATCAGCGATGGTCTGGTATCGATGATATAGGCTCTCTGGCCATCATACATCAGATGCTGGTAAATGACCCTGGAAAGAGTCTCCTCCTGTTTCGGCAATCTCTACTTCTTTTGCG GCTAAATTGTCAAAAGGCTGCAATGCGCTGTTTGCGATCGGCTAGAAATCATTCTAGTTCTGAGCATGAAAGGCTAGTTTATGAAGGATGGATTTTATATGACACTGGTCATCGTGAAGAAGCTCTCTCTAGGGCAGATAAGTCCATTTTACTTCAGAGGTCATTTGAAGCTCTTTTCCTTAAGGCGTACGTATTGGCAGATACAAGTCTGGatcctgaatcttcatcttatgTCATCCAAATTTTGGAGGAGGCTCTTAAATGTCCTTCAGATGGTCTTCGGAAAGGACAA GCATTAAATAATTTAGGGAGTATTTATGTGGATAGTGGTAAGCTGGATCTGGCTGCAGATTGCTACATGAACGCCCTTGAAATCAAGCACACAAGAGCTCACCAAGGTCTGGCACGTGTTTATCATCAACGAAATAAACGGCAAGCTGCATATGATGAGATGACCAAGCTAATAGAGAAGGCACAAAATAATGCATCAGCATATGAGAAACGGTCAGAATATTGTGGCCGTGAAATGGCAAAAAGTGATCTTGATATAGCAACACAATTGGATCCACTGAGGACATATCCATACAGATACAGGGCAGCAG GTTAG
- the LOC133878480 gene encoding inactive receptor-like serine/threonine-protein kinase At2g40270 isoform X2: protein MDGRWRMNRLKLRMAVFMVVLSLFIRNLSPCSSLNDEGLALLRFRDRVVRDPLGALSDWKDYDGVVDPCSWFGVECSDGKVVILTLQDLCLEGTLAPELRKLAYIKSIILRNNSFSGNIPKEIGELKELEVLDLGYNNFSGPFPSDFGNNLSLTTLLLDNNKFLGTMSPELYELKTVSESQVDDNQLTGTPLRSSCNSRSFTWNTAKFGDEAYRRKLQQAVGVSNPSRVNEDNKVSPSPSPSPSPSPSPSPSSSPHHSLPPSPSESPFSPLLVPSNSPLSPSPSSISPSLESPVSSPSQSPSIIFLTPSTSPILAPTPASTVPANPPIILSAPTESRWDPHPSPASTPSEVVKSNSKTKHNAIVWVGISGGCLFILASVIGIVFSRTSKVVAVKPWATGLSGQLQKAFVSGVPKLNRSELEAACEDFSNIIGSFSNGTVYKGTLSSGVEIAVTSSAVTSAEDWSKKLEAQFRKKIETLSKVNHKNFVNLIGYCEEAKPFTRILVFEYAPNGTLFEHLHIKEAEHLDWGMRLRIAMGMAYCLEYMHQLSPPITHKNLQSFSIYLTEDYAAKISDFSFWNDIFASKKESSIMELLEIPSVEPESNVYSFGVILFEMMTGRIPYSDNDSLADWASDYLKGEKPLREMVDPTLKSFQVDELEKLFEVIKDCVKPDPKQRPTMREITAKLREITEMGPDGATPKLSPLWWAELEIMSTDSS, encoded by the exons ATGGACGGACGGTGGAGAATGAACCGGCTGAAGCTCCGCATGGCGGTGTTCATGGTGGTGCTATCACTGTTTATCAGGAATCTGAGTCCATGTTCATCTCTGAACGACGAag GTTTGGCGTTGTTAAGGTTCCGGGATAGAGTGGTGAGAGACCCGTTGGGGGCTTTGTCGGATTGGAAGGATTATGACGGAGTGGTTGATCCGTGTTCTTGGTTCGGAGTTGAGTGCTCGGATGGAAAAGTGGTGATCTT AACCTTGCAGGATCTTTGTCTTGAAGGAACATTGGCACCTGAACTCAGGAAGCTGGCTTACATAAAATCTAT TATTTTACGCAACAATTCTTTTTCTGGGAATATCCCAAAAGAGATTGGGGAATTGAAGGAACTGGAGGTTTTGGACTTGGGATACAATAACTTTAGTGGACCATTTCCATCTGATTTTGGCAATAATCTTTCCCTGACTACCCT TTTACTTGACAACAACAAGTTCCTTGGTACCATGTCTCCTGAACTCTATGAACTTAAGACGGTTTCTGAGTCTCAGGTAGATGATAACCAGCTAACTGGTACTCCTTTGAGATCATCTTGTAACAGCAGATCTTTCACTTG gAACACTGCCAAATTTGGAGACGAAGCTTACCGAAGGAAGCTGCAGCAGGCAGTTGGTGTCTCAAATCCATCCAGAGTCAATGAAGACAACAAGGTTTCACCATCGCCATCGCCATCGCCATCGCCATCGCCATCACCTTCTCCCTCCTCCTCACCACATCATTCTTTGCCTCCATCACCATCAGAATCTCCATTTTCACCTTTATTGGTGCCATCCAATTCACCGTTGtcaccatcaccatcatcaATTTCCCCATCATTAGAGTCTCCAGTATCTTCCCCATCACAATCTCCCTCCATTATCTTTCTGACTCCTTCAACCTCACCTATTTTAGCACCAACTCCTGCTTCAACAGTTCCAGCTAATCCACCAATAATATTATCTGCACCAACAGAATCCCGCTGGGATCCCCATCCTTCCCCTGCTTCAACTCCAAGCGAAGTAGTTAAAAGTAACTCTAAGACAAAGCATAATGCTATAGTTTGGGTTGGGATTAGCGGGGGTTGCTTATTCATTTTGGCTTCAGTCATTGGCATTGTTTTCTCCAGAACCAGCAAGGTTGTTGCAGTGAAACCCTGGGCAACTGGGCTAAGTGGGCAGCTGCAGAAAGCATTTGTATCAG GTGTACCAAAGCTCAACCGATCAGAACTTGAAGCAGCTTGTGAAGATTTCAGTAATATAATTGGTTCTTTCTCAAATGGGACTGTGTATAAGGGGACTCTTTCAAGTGGGGTGGAAATAGCTGTAACATCTAGTGCAGTTACATCTGCTGAAGACTGGTCAAAAAAATTGGAAGCCCAGTTCAGAAAGAAG ATAGAAACATTGTCAAAGGTGAACCATAAGAACTTCGTGAACCTCATTGGGTATTGTGAAGAAGCGAAGCCGTTCACAAGAATTCTGGTTTTTGAGTATGCTCCAAATGGTACACTATTTGAGCATTTACACA TTAAAGAAGCAGAGCACTTGGACTGGGGAATGAGACTCCGAATAGCTATGGGCATGGCATACTGTCTGGAGTATATGCACCAGTTGAGCCCACCTATAACCCACAAAAACCTGCAATCCTTCTCTATATACCTGACTGAAGACTATGCAGCCAAAATATCAGATTTCAGTTTTTGGAATGATATATTTGCAAGCAAGAAGGAATCATCCATTATGGAGCTTTTGGAAATCCCATCAGTGGAACCAGAAAGCAATGTTTACAGCTTCGGGGTAATCTTGTTTGAAATGATGACAGGGAGGATTCCATACTCTGACAATGACTCTCTTGCAGACTGGGCATCAGACTATCTAAAAGGAGAGAAACCCTTAAGAGAAATGGTGGATCCAACTCTAAAATCTTTCCAAGTGGATGAGCTTGAGAAATTGTTTGAAGTGATAAAAGATTGTGTCAAACCTGATCCAAAGCAAAGACCAACAATGAGAGAGATTACCGCTAAGTTGAGAGAGATCACAGAAATGGGGCCTGATGGAGCAACACCAAAATTATCTCCTCTTTGGTGGGCAGAGCTAGAAATAATGTCTACAGATTCAAGTTAA